The proteins below come from a single Impatiens glandulifera unplaced genomic scaffold, dImpGla2.1, whole genome shotgun sequence genomic window:
- the LOC124917523 gene encoding protein trichome birefringence-like 19 — protein sequence MVPRISEFFLGKNSAKEIWDSVKKRYGNTQNYAHIYQLKSEIQSLKKGSKSVTEIVGELTRRREELMIYLPHTNDENILQERDEQEGIYQLLASLDPSWDAIRAQILMTSTLPDFDDVVSRLQQEETRRSTMGGERMMIANFQKIVPLIALSSVFIIYYYYPFHNNMNYSSKTTAFNSDSQDVEEEETGIIPTAAAAKNREYTSCDISLGEWVPNPEGPYYTNTTCSRIQEHQNCMKYGRPDTGFLKWRWKPEGCELPIFDPVEFFKMMKGKKIAFVGDSIARNHMQSLICLLSRVEEAVDVSEITYLSQFKRFEFRKHKLTIAMLWSPYLVRTNQDDIDSKNSESLPLNLFLDEPDPKLTQQIPGFDYLIISAGQWFSRPAMFYNQSSVVGCLYCPQSNITHLTANFSYRYAFRTAFRAIVQQTNFTGTTFLRSFVPSHFENGSWNKGGDCVRQSPNRVEETRLDGYILEFYQIQLDELNRAQREGGGRHLKFRLIDVTRAMLMRPDGHPSKYGSWPTPNVTQINDCVHWCLPGPIDSWNDFLIQLFRRE from the exons ATGGTGCCGAGAATTTCCGAATTTTTCTTGGGCAAAAATTCGGCAAAAGAAATTTGGGATTCCGTCAAGAAAAGATATGGAAATACTCAAAATTATGCTCACATATATCAACTGAAATCTGAAATCCAGTCCCTCAAAAAGGGATCGAAGTCGGTTACCGAAATTGTTGGTGAGTTAACCAGAAGACGAGAAGAACTCATGATTTACTTACCTCATACCAACGATGAGAATATCTTGCAAGAGCGAGATGAACAAGAAGGGATATACCAGTTGCTTGCCTCCCTCGATCCGAGTTGGGACGCCATCCGTGCTCAAATCCTCATGACGTCTACTCTTCCAGATTTCGATGATGTTGTCTCAAGGCTACAACAAGAGGAGACACGGAGAAGCACCATGGGAGGTGAGAG AATGATGATAGCCAACTTCCAAAAGATTGTACCTTTGATCGCCCTTTCTTCAGTTTTCATCATCTACTACTACTACCCTTTCCACAACAACATGAATTACTCTTCGAAAACAACAGCTTTTAATTCCGATTCTCAA GATGTAGAGGAGGAGGAAACAGGAATCATCCCAACCGCAGCGGCTGCAAAGAACAGAGAATACACGTCGTGTGATATATCTTTGGGGGAATGGGTGCCTAATCCGGAAGGGCCTTACTATACAAACACAACGTGTTCAAGAATACAAGAGCATCAAAATTGTATGAAATATGGGAGGCCGGACACAGGGTTTCTGAAATGGAGGTGGAAACCGGAAGGGTGCGAGCTGCCAATATTTGATCCAGTTGAATTTTTTAAGATGATGAAAGGGAAGAAGATTGCATTCGTTGGGGATTCTATAGCTAGAAACCACATGCAGTCTTTGATCTGCCTCTTATCTAGG GTGGAAGAGGCTGTAGATGTCTCAGAAATAACTTACTTGTCACAGTTCAAGAGATTCGAGTTTAGAAAACACAAGTTGACCATAGCCATGTTATGGTCCCCCTACCTGGTGAGGACCAACCAAGATGACATAGACAGCAAGAATTCCGAAAGCCTGCCCTTGAACCTCTTCCTTGACGAGCCTGACCCCAAATTGACCCAACAGATACCCGGCTTCGACTACCTTATCATCTCTGCAGGCCAATGGTTCTCCCGTCCGGCAATGTTCTACAATCAGAGCAGTGTTGTCGGCTGCCTCTATTGCCCCCAATCCAATATCACCCACCTCACCGCTAACTTCAGTTACCGTTATGCATTTCGTACAGCTTTTCGGGCCATCGTCCAACAGACAAATTTTACTGGAACAACCTTTTTGAGGAGTTTTGTGCCATCCCATTTCGAAAACGGTAGTTGGAACAAGGGTGGAGATTGTGTGAGGCAGAGCCCAAACAGGGTTGAAGAAACTCGCTTGGACGGGTACATTTTGGAGTTTTATCAGATCCAATTAGACGAGTTGAACAGAGCGCAGAGGGAGGGTGGTGGGAGACACTTGAAATTCAGGCTGATAGATGTCACCCGGGCCATGTTGATGAGACCCGACGGTCATCCAAGCAAATACGGTAGCTGGCCAACGCCAAATGTCACCCAAATCAATGACTGCGTGCATTGGTGCTTGCCTGGTCCTATTGATTCATGGAATGATTTTTTGATCCAACTTTTCAGAAGAGAATAA